gttttactcTGTCAGCTTTCTTTCTTCCCGCTCTCTGTCCGTCTCTTTTCCCCGTGTGGTGAGTGTGGATGTGTAGAGATGTGTCCCAACAGTCCATGGTGAAGGcgagtgtgtttgttttcttgtttgtttcagctttttttttttgtaagttttatctTCGATCTCTCAGTTAGACGTGTCGGAGTGGACGCTCCCCGGGCCACCAGGGGGCGATGTCACAGAGGAAGGGGTGGTGACGTCCTGCCAGCTGCCGttagactgagagagagagagagagagagagagagagagagagagagagagaggacgagAGGGACgacaaaacaagaaaagccaAATCAGACATTTAACAGTGCAGCAggactaaaaaaacaaaagggaagTTTGAGCCTTTTTAGAGAACTCCCACAGAAGGACACTTCATTAACGCGCTGACTTTTTATTGGTCAGTTTATGGACtcggtacagcagtaaaaatgtcagcgccccCCCTCAGTGCGGAAGTCAATTGACAGTGATTGATACTCGGTTGTAAACGTGAGGGAAGGGCAGATGTTCTTGTCTTGAAATCAACACAATGAAGGGATTTATTTACTACATGCCAATAAATACTTCTCAAGAGGCAATtctgagtatcagcacacccctaatatGAAACAGCTCTTCACACGTTTTAATATACAGATAGCTCTATAGTACAGTCGCATTCACACATCACTTGTtttccagacacacacacacacacgtgtttgcCAGGCTGTGCAGCCTAAATGCTATCATTAGAAATGGATTACAACAGTAGAGAATACTGGGGTTGAACTCCACGCCATGGTGGCAGGGGTGATGACAGAATTAATCAATTTATTGCGTatctgccacaaaaaaaaaaaaaccacgttCCGGGGCTCGAGTAACAGCCCCAGTGATTTTTCTTTGCCCCAGGGCGCTGTGTGTGCAAGGTGTTGGGGAATCCACACTCACATCTATGCGTCGCGGGGGGTGCATGGGGTTCCCCGCTATCTCCTCATATCCTCCCATCTGGCGTGTAGCACGGTGCAGGGTATCCGCCTGCAAGAACAACAGGGGGTGCTCTTAAATGGTATCCCCGCACACAGAACAGCACCGcggtgcagtgcagtgcacacaGTACAGGGGGCGCCAGTGGAGTCGGGGCTAGGGGGCGGGGGGTGGGTACTTGGGTTAACAGCAATGCCGTTTCAAACATTGCAGCGTAAAATGAACACAAGCACATCTGGGGAGTCCAGTCCCGCTCCTGGAGGGCCAGGAATCCACCCCGGGTTTAACAGGTCAAATGAGATCATGAACTagttcagggtctggatggaggtttggttcaattaaacaattagaccaGGGTTGGatcaaagaccaggagtggaagagccagcTTCGGCCACCCCTGATATGCAGCACACTGAGCGATAAGCGTCAGGCCTGGCTGCTGGCAGTGCCGCTCTTGTGAACTAGAAAGCAGCGCGGATTTAGAAATAGAGGAGGAGTGGTGCTCACTGAGATTGGCCTCATACAGAGCTGCAGGGAGACTCCACCATGCTTTGTTAGATTCAACTTAATTATAAATTATCATTGCCATATTAAACAGATTACAACTTATGTCATTAATTAATATCAacccaaaaaagtttttttttgtgacaaatcACGGCGTGCTGGCTCGTACGATTTACCCATGCCAACAAAACATTTATTACGGGTTGACAAAGTGAAGGCAGGTCTTTGGCATTATTTCTAGTGCACATTCacattcagggatggaaataagactcccactggagagcagtttgagccagtccaggtttctCAGTGAAACCCAGAGTGGCCCGACGGCTACAGAGCTACGAGAGCCTCGCATCCATCCCCGCACACACACCGACACTAacaattgcaaataaaaacactgatattACAATTCATATTCAACAGCATTTACTGTAGTTGTGCAAAGATGATAAAGTAATGGCAGATGAATGGAATGCAAACTGCATGCagggcgcacacacacacacacaatagaaggttagaacacagacaaaaacacacacaacacaacatgaAATAGTTTAACCAGTAGCTATGCAACTGACTGCAGTAAGGAATTCCTGCCTTCCAATCTGTGCCTAATTGTGTTACAAAGAATGAAGCAGAacttggcttaaaaacaaaacaaaaaattctgaAAGACACGTTTAACATAATGTGTCTTATGTAGAAAAGCCGGGGAGAAATGAAATTATAGTAATTCATATTAGGGAAGACTTACTGGAGTTGTTTTCCTAGCTCTCTTCAATAGTAATTTCCTCAAATACTTTGTCAGATACTAGCATACTCTATTGTAAATCACAGTATAACAAGGTAGAGACTGGACGCGAGTCTCTAACCGCTGTGCAGAAGAGCCAGGCtggtctgcattcgtggtttgagagcttttaacctcatctcactgactgGGGACAGAACccataacggcagtgcatcacacaacactgcccgctacagcGAATACAATGCATAGCAACCCCTGATGCAAAACGACATCACGCAAAGAGATTAGCTTGCACtacttaaattatttaaacacgCAAGCTATAAGAAATGAAAATTGGTTCCTTACGTAAAGAAACAAGATATATTGAAACACAGCGAATCCACTACAGggacaacagaaaaaaacatgtgtaaGGGTTTCCAGTAAAAAGCTGCCTGATGCCTGTTTGAGTCCGCTGCATTTTGAGATCTGGAGAGAACCAATGCAGAGCCCAACAGTGACGCACAAGGCAAGCGGTTACCTCTTCTAAAtctgtcccacagtaaaagcacagcaaagtggaagAAAGCAGTGaaaaagcactgtaaagaacagcCATGGCAAACAGCAGGGCAAATGTATAGCGTAAccactggaaaactgcaaaaataccatgcaaaaacacAGCTGGAAATTTAATAAGGGGCTCTCGGTCTAAGCGACATATATACAGATTCTACACCCACTTCTGAGCTTCcaaaaatgaacagacaaacaaataaccAACAACGTCACAGATGGACAGAAACGGGATGGTCTGAGGTTGGGCCGGTGTTTGTGGTCCTTGTAAGTTTGCCTGGGTCTCAGGCATGATGTTTTCTTAGAAATCCTGAAGACTGTACTCTGGAATTGCTGCTAAACATGAAAATGAAGTAtcctttttatttacttattttacttcAGAATTGCGGCACACGTCGTTTGCACGGGACTGGCGCCTATACAGTGATGGAAGATGCGCTGGAATTTTGATAAACCTGATTTGATTGCTCATATGACATCTGTTCAAAAAGGCGATCAAGTGCAATTcatctctctttttaaaaaaaacacacaaaaaaaacccagcgcTATCGTTTTAATTGCAACACCAAACAAACAGCCTCAAAAACAAAGACAGTCTTCCAACAGCTTTCGTCTTCTGAGCTGCTACGGGGGGGGAGGAATTTACATTTGAAAGAATTCTGCTTTCATTCTTTTGTTCCAGAAtccttttatatgtaaaatacctGCTTTAGAAGCTGAATGCTTGTGGAAGgttgtattttcttcttttttctgatGCGGTTTGGTGTTAAAAGTAACTTATTTACTATTGACtattttctatatatttgtttttataatgcaaCAACTGGACACTGCTCTCCGATCGCTTTCGGTGGAGGTTCTGCTATTACTCAGAAACGGAAGAGCAAATAAAGCATG
This Polyodon spathula isolate WHYD16114869_AA unplaced genomic scaffold, ASM1765450v1 scaffolds_866, whole genome shotgun sequence DNA region includes the following protein-coding sequences:
- the LOC121309098 gene encoding pre-B-cell leukemia transcription factor 3-like; amino-acid sequence: MSLPASLLPGSSASHNLNSNSGDLYLTMHGLNGDTYPSSQVTANLQTQADTLHRATRQMGGYEEIAGNPMHPPRRIDSNGSWQDVTTPSSVTSPPGGPGSVHSDTSN